DNA from Elaeis guineensis isolate ETL-2024a chromosome 2, EG11, whole genome shotgun sequence:
atattaatatattaaaattatattaatataataaattattgtgggctaatattatattataccatattaatattatattttatattaatataaatataatattatatttatataaattttaggaGTAAAAAGGTATGGTCTTATATCTACTAAgagtataatagatattttatacagttttttttagaaaaatagtcgCTCAACCAAACGTAAGTTACTCTGTAATTAGTCACTTTCTCATGATCAATCAAACAtaccaaaattttaatttcaaaaaataattttttaaaaaattagtttcTGAAAAGTTACTTcttaagaagaaaagttcttctcaccAACCAAACGAATCTTTAAGGATAGTAGAGTGTTAAAGTATTATTGATTGGTCCTCtcttgtttttaaaaaaaaaaactttccaaAGTACCTTGTATGCCATGCAAAACTATATATTTATATAGGATAAAAATTGACTAAATTTTTATTcgatatcaactatatattggataaattttaattatttatacaggatcaaaaaatttaagtaatattttttaatttttttagatattattttgAATTGCTACAAATGGTTTCAAAGTGAATATAATCATGACTTGTATAGACTAAATCTATTTGAGACTGGCTACCAATTGTTCATAATGTTTGtcattgaatttaattagattatgattgagcgcttaaacaaaaaaaatatgaaaagatctgtgcagatatgtgtatttaattatACATCAATTATAATGTAAAGAGATTTTGCATTATTTACATAGGATCAAAAAGTTTAAATAATATAGTCCTAACATGTTATAAGAGGTCTTAAATTAGGTATATCTGAAATAAATAACATAACACCAATAATAATTGCATGATGTTCAATACGTTGCCGAGTATGTAAAGGCATCATAATTCCATTATCAATTATGCTAGCCACACAGACGGCTAGACAAACTATTTCCACAATTTTTTAGTAAGTATAACAACATTTAACTAAGTCATCCATTTGGTTGTAGTTTGGTCAATCCATATTTTACAAAGATTAAATTTAATAAGAATTGGGATAGCAACATGACTGTCGGTAGTTAATGCCGATTTTATAGTCATGGGTCTGATCCATCGACGTTTTACTTTAACCTGCCACGCAAGTGTGCTAATGGTTGGGACCTACCAGGCAAGGTCACGGTGACCAAGGTAATGGAGGCAGAGATAAAAGGGCTGtcgtgtaatatttttattatggatAGTACAAAAGTACAGGCATGCATTGAAACCATTCTAGAGGTCAGCTCTATATTACCGTGTAATATAGCGTGGGAGAGAGTGGAGGATGGTTCCAATACAGGAATAAGATAGGGGGGCAGGCCACTGGTAAGGTGTCTTCAAATGACGGTTTTACATTAAAGTATATAAAGTGTACTCTTTTAAAagtgttaattttattttttaagaatacgATAGTTATTTATTATTATTCATTTCGAATCCAAGATTTCTCATTTGAGAAGATGGTTCCCTGCCAAGCTGCCACTTATTGATACGTACCACTTTcagttattttatcaaaaaaggaGAAATGTTATTAGCATGTCAATGGATGatctttttaccaaaaaaaaaaaagatttaaacaTAACTCTTCTGTTCACATGCAAATTAAGGTATATGCTCTAGTTTATTAATTTTAGCTGTTGAACTGCTGGTTGGCAGGCATTCTGGTTCAACCACCCACTTTCAATGAATTAATCTACTTTGAGCAATCGAACATGGGAGCACATATAACACAGGTGACGCCCATCAATGTTTCGAGATTTCTAAGTTTATATTGTTGTAAAATGATGCATCATCATTACATGTAGGTGGTCGAATCGTATCCCAAGTGAATACTGATGAACAACCGCATTGGTTTTTTAGAAAGGAGAATTTTATTATACTCAAAGTTCAAGTATAGGCTAAGATATTGGGATCCAAAATGATATAATTAACAAGGCTTATTATGCTCTATTATTTATAACATATATACTCAATGCAAAAAATCATTGTAATGATACAAGAGATTTGCAGTCCATAGCATTATGTAACAAGAAATTGACAATAGAATCAAACACCATCTTGGGTTCTCAACTTGGATAAGCCCGTCCTCAGATCACACAAAGATCTCATGTCCAAATTAACACAACAATTTGTCTGTCCATGGTGAAGCCGGCTTTTCAGGCGGAGGTTCCAAAGAGCTGCTTCTGGTGGCATGTTAGCTTATCCTTACCTAGGAGCTTACTATATATTGAACGAGATCTTGCTCTAACCAACGCAAGTTAGGAGTAAAGGAGGGCTTCAGCTTGTGCCTCGACAGAAACGGTGGAAGATGGTCAAAGCAAACAAGAAAGTTGCTGCGTTTGTTAACGGGGCCCTTTTGgtctccctcctcctcctctttgcCATCAACATGGCCGAGGGAAAGCTGTTTGGCGGTAAGTTTTGTAGTATTGAGTGCAGATGACGCTCTTAAATTAATGTCAAGAATGGTTTGGGTTTGAGATAACTCATCCTCTTAGAGAGCGCATTGCCGGCCCAAACTTTGCTGGGCTCATTGTCTTGAACTTAGATATAAgaataattctttgtgcaccgcgggtgCTGCTCATCTTTTTAGAGAGACCATTGCCGGCCCAAACTTAGCTGGGCTCATTTTCTTGAATTTAGATATAAGAATAATTGTTTGTCCACCGCGGGCGGTGCAGCACAGAGCTGCACCACCCACGATGGTTCGTTCATGCACAGGCCCAGGGTGCGGtgttcgaaaaaaaaaatttttttttttgtgggccagCATGAGAGTGAATCACTGCGAGCGATGTGCGGGAGCTGTACTTAAGGGTGACAATTGGGTCGGATCAGATTATAAATGGattggatcaaaaaatcgtaAATCCAAACTCAACCTGTTTATtagacagatcaaaaattcaaatctaaatccaatctgtttattaaacaggtaatccgatccgatccgtttaacccatttattaaataagtcaaattaggttagacgggttaaacaggttaaatggattaaacatgttaaatagattgagttaaatggatcagaaacaaGTTAAACTGGTTAAACgggtcttaaatgggttaaacatgttaaacaggtcggattaaatgagtcaaaaataggttaaacaggttaaatggattatctgactcaacTCAACCTggatattaaacaggttaaacggattaaacggatcagatatctaaaactcaaatccgatctaattattaaatagattaaacggatcgatccatttatgatctaaatccgtttagcctaaatccaaacctgTTTATGACGGATCAAATATGGATCGAATTGgcggatcggatcatattttgtcagTTCTAGCTACACTACCcgtgatgcacaaagaattattcttagatataataacctaaattatattaaaaaatttaattaaaaaatattatttaaattttttaatcttataTAAATACCTAAGTTTTCTTTGATCTGGGATTACATGTACATCTGCATGGTCCTCacatgagatatatatatatctggAAGTCCATGAGAAGAGACAACtagaaaaagtaaaaataaaaattaataatgagAAGGTTAAGATTTATCTAGATTACTTAGAGTATATGGCTCTGTGGtatgtctgattttttttttttttcttttccttttggaATTTTGTTTATGTTTGTAATGGATGTTGATGAGACTTCATGTTCTGGTTATGTCCCTAACAGTTTTGTTGATCTCTTTTGGCAACAGTTGGGTATCTAAAATCAACCTTGCGCTGTGAGACTGTTTATGGGGTGCAGAGTGGCAACACATGCTTCAAAGTCCAGCAACAATTCAACCTAACCGCCGAAGAGTTTGGTGGCATCAACCCTAATCTCGACTGTGACAATCTTTTTGTGGGCCAATGGCTGTGCGTTAATGGAACTGCTTGAGTTGAAGGGCTCTATCAAGAGATGGAATGTTCATTTGCTACTTATGGATAAAAGGAAATTGATTCCTCTTCAAGAAGTACTTTGGTCCATATTTCTTTCTATTAGCCATGAATTATATGTTGGTTTTGTTACCATGGTCCCCAAGTAGTTTTATTAGAATGCTCCCACCCATCGTACACTCGTATGATTTGGTTCTAAAGAACCGAGATTCTAGATTGCTGCAACTACCACCCATCTCCCTTAtcctattaaaaaaataaaaaaaacaaatgagagagagagagagagaaggaaaaaacCTGCCATTATGAACCACCCCCAGTGCAAGGGTGGATTTGATATGTATGTTTCTATCAAATTTCGTGGAAGATTTTATGATCTACCATTTAACACTGAATTTTTGGCCAAAAATTGCCATCAATGCAACCATTCCAACAATCAAGGAAACCGATTAGAATCTCGGCGCAGTGGTTTAATTGGTGGCCAATTTTTCATTGAAAAGATTAACAAaatcctcttctctttttctcttcttcttttttcttgcttAGCGGTGAAATGCAACGCAAAGTAGAGATGCAAATCAGTCATGGACAGGGCTTCTACGTTTTACAATGCGGCCGGCTTAGCACCTGCCCCAAAGTGTAAACCTAGGCCTGCCGGGCCAAGATTACCCAACGTTAATCGGGCTTTCGATCCAGTCAATTGCTACAGATGGGTGAGCCATGGCccagcttttgggaccaggagtAGGCCTTGGGCTTCTTCTCAATACAAAGACCGGCCCTATAAGCAGAATCAAAGCGACTTATTTCTCTTTAAATTGGGCCATAGCTGAAACTCAATTCAACTCCATTTTGGGCCGTTTCTCTTTATATTGGGCGACAGATGCAACTAAGTTTCAGCCCCACTTTTTGGCCCAACCAAATGCCCAAAGTGGGCTCCCTAGTGTGAGCTAAGTTCAGATGCCATGGGTTGGCTGTGGTTGGGGCTTGGAACAATTCAATGGCCACCAGCATCCATAGCAACTAAATAACACAGGTCTCGAGGAATGAACAAATTGGCATAAAGCACATGTAGCAGCAAAAGAGTGTGGATGTTCGGAGGAACAGTCCGAAATGAGTTTCTTGCCATCGCATTGGAGTTGATCATAGATTGGACTTGGGTGAAAAAAATACCAAATTTTACATAGGTCTGATATGAAGCTAACTAGAAATAAATATAGTTTAGGTGAAGATTCGACCCATGATCAGCTCTACTTTGTGCATATGACATTTGCTACAGGACTTccgattaaattaaaaaaatttgaaaaaaactcCAATGAGTAATAGTCGTAAGAGAAATTTTAAATTGAGCCAGTCAAAAGTCTTGGAGAAGTCTAAATTACACACAGTACTTTTCGAAGAGTCTTTGCTCGCAAAGGAGAGAATTTCATGAGCATAAATCAGATTATCTATGATTGAGTGACCCTTCGTAAAGGCGGCTTAAACATGATCCACCAAGAGactaaaaatatttaatctaaaaatatattaaaatattttttaatatttaagaatacctattaaaaatatttattgaaatgaGTTTTTAATTAATAGTTTAAAAATGTCATTAtattatgataatttttaatagttattattatattcttatattaaaATTAACACAACTTCTCtattatgctgaattttaatagtATATAGTTTAAAATTAGCAATTAAGAAGATCATGATAGCTTTAgaatatttttggaaaaaaaaaacttatcacGAATTCTATCTCGTGAGACAGTGGCTTTCTCATATTCcatacagattttttttttttataaaatttgggATCCATTGAAAAGTTACTTCCTATCTATTGATTatactttctctctttttttaggttcaagttcttagagtatattatttttttagagttTATTTGGATGATTGGATTTAAAATCCTATTAACTTTGTGCATTAGGCCTATATTCTTAAATACTTATAAGCATTTTTGTAGTAGGCAATCTTGTACCGTagggagaagaaaagatcttATAAGATTCGGACTGGCCCACTTCGAAACTGTTCtgacctaaatcaaatcaaactataaTCCCAATACTGTAAAATTTCCAGCCCAACAATCCAAAGAGATcttcggattttttttttctttgatttgaaATATCTCTTTTGAGGACTCTTTATGTTTTCTTTTTTGGACGCCGAAAAGAGGCGGAGGGTAAAAGCTTccaagacaaggggcgccaagTTTGTTTTCGATTTGAGAGGTCTATCTTAGGAAGGGCCTAAAAAAAAgactcctattttttttttgggaagtCTCTATCTAAATATGTGTTCTATTTACTctcgtctgattttttttttctttgattttttattttttttcctgaaTTTTAGAGTAAGGGTCGAACTTTCTTTCTCCTCACCtataatgattttattttttttgggattaGGGGTACTTCCAATTGTAGGGAGACCCGGAAatcaaacaagaaaaaaaaaagaaaggattcCTTCCGAAGAAGGTAAACCTTGGATGGATTACCAACGACTCTAGCCAGAAGGCCACcttcaagaagaggaagaagggcttGGTGAAGAAGGTCTGCGATGTCAAAGCTTGCCTTGTGGTCTATATATGGTCCTCAGGAGCCTCTCCCGGTGGCTTGGCCATCGGCCCCCGAGGCGACGCGTGTCCTCGCCCGCTTCCGGAGCAAGCCGGAGATGGAGCAGTCTAAGGAGATGATGAACCAGGAAGGATTCCTGCGGCAGCGCGTGGAGAAACAGGAGGACCAGCACCGCAAGCAGGAGCGCGAGAACCTCGAGCTCGAGACGATGCTGCTCATGTACGAGGGCCTCGCCGGGCGGAGCCTGCACAACGTCGGCATGCAGGACGTGACGAGCCTTGCATGGATGGTCGAAATGAAGGCGAAGGTGGTGCAGGAGAGGATCGAGTTGGTGAGGGCACAGATGGCCTCGAAGTCGAGCCAAGTATTTCCAGCGGCACCGCTGATGATGGAAGGACCGATGCCGGTGATGAAGGAGGAGACGCCAATGGACGCGGCGATGGAGACGCTCCAGAGGCAGAACTGGTTCGTGGATGTGATGAACCCTAATGACAACATGATATGTGGTGGGGGGGGAAGAGACGGTGCAGCCCTACATAGATCATACCAACCCATGGCTTGACCCCTGCTACTTCCCTTTTAACTGAAGATCTCTCCAAACTACTGCTACTGGTGTTTTCCACTCGGTCTTAGGATGGTCCTTTGCTTTTAATGAGAATAATTCTAGTCAACTTCTCTTGTAGTTGCTTTTGGTTAGGGTTGGTTTTGATTTTGTTCTTTCTGGTATTCTCATGTTTATAAATgaatttttaaatcatgaaatgGTCTTTTGGGTCATCCTGCCAtgtatattgttgggtataaaatatcctcgaccgaagttcgtgacaggattgacccttgcaAGTCTCCTCCGTCTTTCGACTGCTGATGGCGGACTCCCatcactccgtccggactcctacgggagccgggctcagtccccaacttcaactgcaaggaagactccgtccggactcctacgggagccaggctccgtccccgacttcaactgctggtaagcttcgtccggactcctacgggagccagacttcgcacctgactttaattgcaggaagactctgtccggactcctacgggagccggactccgtccacaactccaactgctggtaagcgccgcccgggctcctacgggagtcgggctccgttcccaacttcaactgcaaggaagactccgcccggactcctacaggagccgggctccgtccccaacttcaactgcaaggaagactccgcccggactcctacgggagccgggctccatccccgacttcaactgctggtaagctttgtccggactcctatgggagccggacttcgtacctgactttagttgcaggaagattctgtccggactcctacgggagccggactccgcccacaactccaactgccaagcagactccacctgaactcctacgggagccgggctccgtcaccaacttcaactgctgataagcttcgtccggactcctacgagagccggacttcgcccctgactttaattgcaggaagactccgtccggacccctacgggagtcgggcctcgtccctgactccggctgcagacagaccttgtccggactcctacgggagccagactccgcccacaactccgactgcaagcagactccgcccggactcctacgggagccgggctccgtccccgacctcaactgctggaaggcttcgcccggactcctacgggagccagactccgccctcgactttgactgctggtaaactccgtccgaactcctaagggagccggacttcgcccctgactttgagtgCAGGTGACCTCgccccggctcctacgggagccagacctcgtctccgactccggctgcgggaagactccgtccggactctcacgggagccagacctcgtccccaacttcggctgaaggaagacttcgtccggactcttacgggagctggactccgggctcctctcaaatggatagctaaccacccctctccgccagacactccgaccgaacttcagtcgacaggtctgcactccctgacgggccacagtaacggccacgactctgctccatttcctgcgacggattccacgcggctccattactccctggcagaccgctatgatgcccacgatcttgctccacttcctgcgacggataccgcacgattcttccatcctctggcaagtcgcgacaacggacgccgctccactccccgcgacagactccacgtggcgtgtcccggtgatagccacgatttcaccccactactcttcgcaacaactccccctgactctgggcagcccactgccagacggttacagacatcgctatcagtctgttgctccctccgtctataaaagggggactccagatacgttattctctaagctctcatttttacctagaaattctgctaaaattttcgttcgagcactctattcttgttgaggcagagaactgacttgagcatcggagggtcttgccggagcaaccccacctccgatttagacttcttttgcaggtcccgacggcgaccgcgactccagcttctccggcgtaagcgaaTTCTTccatcaacaggattggcgctagaggaagggctgaaccaTCGCGgtgcccttgttcttaaaggagcgctcaacgagattGCCCCCGGACGTCTTTGCCGTGCTCcccccctctcctccttcctccacttggtctttgctcgatgcctccccgcaaggcgtccatgcgacgatccacgacctccgcggccagatctcaggctccggtctcacctccagtttcccaacctcctcctcctcctccggcgacggcggtcggcgcagaGCATTTTgatctactggtgcagcaggtcagaggcctcactgaagccgtgcaggccatacagcagcagcagtagctgcaggcatcagtgcgtctggaaagggtgtcaccggaacaccagaatccggcggtggggcgggccacttgggccagccgtcccgtctttcctgggaagacgaacccgagggtggagagccctcaatcggatcacgactccacccctggaagatccctgcccccattctgccagaggaccctcaagacctgaagtcgagaggatttcttggaccggagactccaagagatgaaccgatggatcgaagaactccgccacgctccccccgcttatggtgaggatatttgcactgaccctcccttttctcaaattaccatgcaggaaccgatcccgccaaacttcaaactcccccagttcgaaagctacgacgggacttcagacccggttgatcatctggaagccttccggacgatgatgctgcttcatggcactcccgacgccattctatgccgaaccttcccatccaccttgaaggaagcggtgagaaactggtactcgacactgaagtcgggtaccatcttttccttcgatcagatgagccccaattcgtggcccattttgtcagcagccggcgcccccggaagggttcggagtccctcatcaatatcaagcaaagagaaggagagtccattcgggcctacatcaatcgtttcaatgtcatagcgctggaggtccgaaatttgaaccaatcggtagcaatggccgctctgaagagcggccttcagaagaatgatcttttgttctccctggagaagaagtaccccagggattttgctgatttgttggctcgggctgaagggtacgtc
Protein-coding regions in this window:
- the LOC109504781 gene encoding secreted LysM effector LysM2; the encoded protein is MVKANKKVAAFVNGALLVSLLLLFAINMAEGKLFGVGYLKSTLRCETVYGVQSGNTCFKVQQQFNLTAEEFGGINPNLDCDNLFVGQWLCVNGTA